In a genomic window of Sphingomonas sp. LR60:
- a CDS encoding M23 family metallopeptidase: protein MSSKPDRPPSRLRFVCLRVRERLAATRARIDRWFPDREFIMRAQGQVRFLRLPARTQKRAAAGALVLALVYVGSITTFALIRWHESRDATALLGRQARVEKAESRVAAYRRNLDDVTADLKRRQDFIEKVTQAHLGVLPEDGKDDETVTDSRSEAARTIDKVNAAVPEAGALARMEGRQLAFVERLTRYADRRSARGLAMMRRLGVDPGMMLGALGGGSAGEAAMGGPLLALSTEADGAIDPRFARLGASLARMSALDRAISRMPQVLPAGGESISSGFGYRADPFTRHGSFHPGLDFRGPLGAGIYAAARGTVSFVGQRSGYGNCVEVTHGPGLFTRYAHMSAFRSRVGQQVAAGQVIGAIGSTGRSTGPHLHFEVRINGHPTDPRPFLEARSHVSSTIVSPAVGPATAAGTGKDIRPSEASE, encoded by the coding sequence GTGTCGAGCAAGCCGGACCGGCCGCCGTCGAGGCTGCGCTTCGTGTGCCTGCGCGTGCGCGAGCGGCTGGCCGCGACCCGCGCGCGGATCGACCGCTGGTTCCCCGACCGCGAGTTCATCATGCGTGCGCAGGGGCAGGTCCGTTTTCTCCGGCTCCCGGCGCGCACGCAGAAGCGGGCCGCGGCCGGCGCGCTGGTGCTGGCGCTGGTCTATGTCGGGTCGATCACTACCTTCGCGCTGATCCGTTGGCATGAGTCCCGCGACGCAACCGCGCTGCTCGGTCGTCAGGCGCGGGTGGAAAAGGCGGAGAGCCGCGTCGCCGCCTATCGCCGGAACCTCGACGACGTGACCGCCGACCTGAAACGGCGGCAGGATTTCATCGAGAAGGTCACGCAGGCGCATCTCGGTGTGCTGCCCGAAGACGGCAAGGACGACGAAACGGTTACCGACAGCCGCAGCGAAGCGGCCCGGACGATCGACAAGGTCAACGCCGCCGTGCCGGAGGCGGGAGCTCTGGCGCGGATGGAGGGGCGCCAGCTGGCGTTCGTCGAAAGGCTGACGCGCTATGCCGATCGTCGCAGCGCGCGTGGACTGGCGATGATGCGGCGGCTGGGCGTCGATCCGGGGATGATGCTGGGCGCGCTAGGCGGCGGGTCGGCGGGCGAGGCCGCGATGGGCGGCCCGCTGCTGGCATTGTCCACCGAGGCCGATGGCGCGATCGACCCGCGCTTCGCCCGGCTCGGCGCCAGCCTGGCGCGGATGAGCGCGCTGGATCGTGCGATCTCCCGGATGCCGCAGGTCCTGCCCGCCGGCGGGGAGTCGATCTCGAGCGGGTTCGGCTATCGCGCCGACCCGTTCACCCGCCACGGATCCTTCCATCCCGGTCTGGATTTCCGCGGCCCGCTCGGCGCGGGGATCTATGCCGCGGCGCGCGGCACCGTCAGCTTCGTCGGGCAACGCTCCGGCTATGGCAATTGCGTCGAGGTGACGCATGGTCCCGGCCTCTTCACCCGCTACGCGCACATGTCCGCGTTCCGCAGCCGGGTCGGCCAGCAGGTCGCGGCGGGGCAGGTCATCGGCGCGATCGGCTCCACCGGCCGCTCGACCGGCCCCCACCTGCATTTCGAGGTGCGGATCAACGGCCATCCCACCGATCCCCGTCCCTTCCTGGAGGCGCGCAGCCATGTTTCGTCGACGATCGTCAGCCCCGCCGTCGGCCCCGCCACGGCCGCCGGCACCGGCAAGGATATCCGCCCCAGCGAAGCCAGCGAGTGA
- a CDS encoding M10 family metallopeptidase C-terminal domain-containing protein gives MAIGNTAEIEQLIQHSEHQNSVLKDVACTCPACTGGVQKDVGFVDPLSGLKLSAEQGSVDYLAGTTAANGKPIWSADQIADYLNRSGASWIGGPDPARQGDSNLREVTFGFHFSQEQLAASGYSYRYEGNVEYLDEYFNFAAFNGAQRDAARLAISFWDDVVDISFREVNAYQADINFGNLASAPDTQAYARLPFGTVSDDPVVNGDAERIVGDVWVSASQASNFQLTPGGYGLNTLTHEIGHAIGLSHPGNYNFGPGFAVNYANGAEYYQDARNYTIMSYWNPGAIGAGDIDWNTMAFAYGGTPMIHDILAVQKMYGVDTTTRTGDTVYGFNSTAGKTVFDFTVNKAPIVTIWDAGGNDTLDASGYRTNQEINLNPGSLSSIGGVTIEEVRERLSFEQVNANRAALGYPPIPRASYDALYAQLISGQRNLALTDNVGIAYGATIENAIGGSGNDTIIGNSVANRLNGGAGIDIVSYRDSTAAVTVSLLTGRGTVGDARGDIYLNFEGIEGGRGNDTLTGDNGANTLIGGAGADLLNGNGGFDTVSYRTSTTGVTASLLSNSGSVGDAKGDKFVSIEALEGGSGNDVLYGSNNADTLTGNAGNDILYANGGDDTVFGGAGDDLIYGHDGNDLLDGGTGADRLVGGRGSDTLYGGDGDDILEGVVDDDVLFGGAGNDTLLGGDGNDVLIGGAGNNLYVGGTGADVFRFVNLGVKDTIRDFARGVDKIDLSQLDAKTGGAVDPFTWLGDGAFTKTAGELHTVRIDGLNYLEGDVNGDGIADFSIQTNLKIVVSDIIFG, from the coding sequence ATGGCGATCGGAAACACCGCCGAGATCGAGCAATTGATCCAGCACAGCGAGCACCAGAACAGCGTGCTCAAGGACGTCGCCTGCACCTGCCCGGCGTGCACCGGCGGCGTGCAGAAGGACGTCGGCTTCGTCGATCCGCTGTCGGGGCTGAAGCTGAGCGCCGAGCAGGGATCGGTCGATTATCTCGCCGGCACCACCGCCGCGAACGGCAAGCCGATCTGGTCGGCGGACCAGATCGCCGATTATCTCAACCGCTCGGGCGCGAGCTGGATCGGCGGGCCGGATCCGGCGCGGCAGGGCGACAGCAACCTGCGCGAGGTGACGTTCGGCTTCCATTTCTCGCAGGAGCAGCTCGCGGCGAGCGGCTATTCGTATCGCTATGAAGGCAACGTCGAATATCTCGACGAATATTTCAACTTCGCCGCCTTCAACGGCGCGCAGCGCGACGCCGCGCGGCTCGCGATCAGCTTCTGGGACGATGTCGTCGACATCTCGTTCCGCGAGGTCAATGCGTACCAGGCCGACATCAACTTCGGCAATCTGGCGAGCGCGCCGGACACGCAGGCCTATGCGCGGCTGCCGTTCGGCACCGTGTCGGATGACCCCGTCGTCAACGGCGATGCCGAGCGGATCGTCGGCGACGTCTGGGTATCGGCCAGCCAGGCGAGCAATTTCCAGCTGACCCCCGGCGGCTACGGCCTCAACACGCTGACGCACGAGATCGGCCATGCGATCGGCCTGTCGCACCCGGGCAATTACAATTTCGGCCCCGGCTTCGCGGTCAATTACGCCAATGGTGCGGAATATTACCAGGACGCGCGCAACTACACGATCATGTCGTACTGGAACCCGGGCGCGATCGGTGCGGGTGACATCGACTGGAACACCATGGCCTTCGCCTATGGTGGCACGCCGATGATCCACGACATCCTGGCGGTGCAGAAGATGTACGGCGTCGACACCACGACGCGCACCGGCGACACCGTCTATGGCTTCAACTCGACCGCCGGCAAGACGGTGTTCGACTTCACGGTCAACAAGGCGCCGATCGTGACGATCTGGGATGCCGGCGGCAACGACACGCTCGATGCCTCGGGCTATCGCACCAATCAGGAGATCAACCTCAACCCCGGCTCGCTCAGCAGCATCGGCGGCGTGACGATCGAGGAAGTGCGCGAGCGGCTGTCGTTCGAGCAGGTCAATGCCAACCGCGCCGCGCTCGGCTATCCGCCGATCCCGCGCGCCAGCTACGACGCGCTCTATGCGCAGCTCATCAGCGGGCAGCGCAACCTGGCACTGACCGACAATGTCGGCATCGCATATGGCGCGACGATCGAGAATGCGATCGGCGGCAGCGGCAACGACACGATCATCGGCAACAGCGTCGCCAACCGCCTCAACGGCGGCGCAGGGATCGATATCGTCAGCTACCGCGATTCCACCGCGGCGGTCACGGTCTCGCTGCTCACCGGGCGCGGTACCGTCGGCGATGCGCGCGGTGACATCTACCTCAATTTCGAGGGGATCGAGGGTGGCCGCGGCAACGACACGCTGACCGGCGACAATGGCGCGAATACGCTGATCGGCGGCGCGGGCGCCGATCTGCTGAACGGCAACGGCGGGTTCGACACCGTCAGCTATCGCACCTCCACCACCGGCGTCACCGCGTCGCTGCTGTCGAATTCGGGCAGCGTCGGCGATGCGAAGGGCGACAAGTTCGTCAGCATCGAGGCGCTGGAGGGCGGCTCCGGTAATGACGTGCTCTACGGCTCGAACAACGCCGACACGCTGACCGGCAATGCCGGCAACGACATCCTGTACGCCAACGGCGGCGACGACACGGTCTTCGGCGGCGCGGGCGACGACCTCATCTACGGGCATGACGGCAACGACCTGCTCGACGGCGGCACCGGCGCCGATCGCCTGGTCGGCGGGCGCGGCAGCGACACGCTGTACGGCGGCGACGGCGACGACATCCTCGAAGGCGTCGTCGACGACGACGTGCTGTTCGGCGGCGCGGGCAACGACACGTTGCTGGGCGGCGACGGCAACGACGTGCTGATCGGCGGGGCCGGCAACAACCTGTATGTCGGCGGCACCGGCGCGGACGTCTTCCGCTTCGTCAACCTCGGCGTGAAGGACACGATCCGCGACTTCGCGCGCGGCGTCGACAAGATCGACCTCAGCCAGCTGGATGCGAAGACCGGCGGCGCGGTCGATCCGTTCACCTGGCTCGGGGACGGTGCGTTCACCAAGACCGCGGGCGAGCTGCACACGGTACGGATCGATGGCCTCAACTATCTGGAAGGCGACGTGAACGGCGACGGCATCGCCGACTTCTCGATCCAGACCAACCTCAAGATCGTCGTGAGCGACATCATCTTCGGGTGA
- a CDS encoding autotransporter outer membrane beta-barrel domain-containing protein yields the protein MAGQRSVQLRRWSLALGSSIAAMGFASTAQAQCSPDPTVASSTTTCTGTDANGLAVTSDNTRVIVSQNATVTAGSAAAAISTTGWATRISVDGIVDGAGKTGILVTNNPAYYGRCPDDPYAGASVPITYCPPGSFQMVYPSSSATIEIAAGATVTGTQALLLQRNSANRSGAVSANLFNAGTMTGTAGPAIVVDTGNSFYSVAVSNLATGTIAGVRGAIEQVTNAGAITASNGVAIRTTAQRALFTNTGQITATGGSAIDVDGTLVLTNSGTISGAVTARGGTNTLGSLIDTLSGTLDGNLTLGSGDDVLLARYDNGRLVTGITGTIDGGAGIDTLRTRFTGDATLGTVVLPTGFERLGLVTSTGGTVTLNSTFGGISGLLQIGGGGTVVNDGTLRGSAPIVSDTFDGNGSVAFVNAGTIDATGGDIAAYAVTLNWARTFDNSGTVTSAVNGVSQNSGTFNNSGTITAAGTAVNFSGGRFTNDNAITSTAGIGASVSSYTGAVTNNGTITGVTAGVRLYSNLTNTGTIIGTNAGLILGSGGTLDNRAGAIVRGDIVPQVQQFFKVSNATVINAGTIDGNVRFDGSSDFSYSNNRYFAVAGGVLNGNLTLGSGNTLITEYANTGSGQFAGITGTVTATDAALLYRVRNNTSIASASIAGFSSIGYDLYDDVALTLTGATAPVALAGTGIVDVTGDIAATTRSAILVTSLTSDPGDTAATPTNKLTVTSRGALTLDYTTTSSAFSAVSVGDGTTFTNVGTITVRNLSGNTFNRPYAISATTIVNDGTITLDGATGIGALDVTNRGTIAQVVGGAASRGLYTWSSALRLTNSGTIDVGGDAVVGGYGMNVDNSGRIASSEGLAIGVETYGSATIVNRAGATIAGNGDAIRVSGGTLDNAGTITGNVNLGYSWSGLSYNGAVYTARGGTITGNLLFGDGDDTLVAYDDVIGVSGTIDGGAGTNTYVHARTASGTVTLGGALPTRFTVEGVRAGNADTQVTIAATAPVTTAVSLSGAGSVINTATISGSVLTDNNPWGYGTVAGAPILASFTNQGQVNGGFSGSVARFVNAATGTLTAQGSMGAAVRISQADAIDFTNAGTIDLGSGDAGVLLYSDSAVTAVNDGTIVGRLASSVQNRTDVVATQPMTVSLINRGTISSNGGNTAVELDAIDDAGGASSIALDNRGTIATTGKGGNAVYLETYGANGNGATSGGTRQVTVTNSGTIRANDGGEQATYTYPVFDPNTGQFKNETYTYFNIATALTATADAGHPITLVNTATGTIEAKGDLSTAIMAYGRLDLTNAGTIAGTNGYTAYGEPNPGAIGSVDYDDRIVNTGTIIGSIATGAGADRVENYGTITGDVFLGDGDDTFLHRTSATLTGTVDGGNGIDSLIVDATGGGTVRASQFINFERFSQIGNGAVDYVGAFSTATIGVSGGTITVAAGETLSSAGAITITGSDGAETIDNAGTIAGSVDLGAGNDTYVDRAGSRVLGTLDGGAGIDTYRVALSGDRSGIGARTGFEQLAVTGTGTGTLALTLDQSFDNVALAGTGLALTLNGNTVGTVTGSDAAETFSADGDVARVALGGGNDTLALGTATAAGSYDGGAGNNTLRFTAAAPVTLAGSARGFETIALAGNALTVTGTLGTAGETATLGDGAQTLTLANGGTIAGTIDLGAGNDRFNLAPGGTLAGVIAGGDGNDLATVTLAGDRTLAAALTGFETLASTGAGTLTLTGTQSYGQVLAGTDLAIASNGSLTTGTVRMGGGNERLTIAGGFAGAVDGGAGNDTIAVSGGNASAPVAFTNVSNVEAFGMSAGFATVSGTAALGTVTLSGGRLVGLANSTLSASRFDVGAGATFGSAGTVNGNVNVAGILSPGASPGVMTVNGNVALASGSRALFELTPTISDKLVVNGALSIASGTTLEIVPVGTLRAGTSYDLITASGGITGGFTTVSKPASLFGVIVQRADRIQLLGQFLTDARFSPQVARSIAYANATLAVQPATSTLFDSLPALVEASGASNARGFAQLTPEAYASATQLGVDHALSLTQVARGTGFATDREDAGAFTFAQTIGQWHTLQGDAAQGSNAARAQSYGFLGGIGYGDRTWMVGAFAGYLNGRQQIGALGARTRADGAVGGIHARYGVDSGWGVSASVLYDGGTARTDRALPGTTAVSGRYDLHSWVSDLAASYGLDAGDGWSLRPRVGVTYIRTTRAGVAEEGRSPFALQVARDRHVAGFADAGVTLARSEASDAPFRPFVTLGARYQIEGQRADALAGYAGGGLGLTAVGAARTELVGTAAGGVGYRLPSGLDLFASASAQTGRDDHQETISAGVRLRF from the coding sequence ATGGCAGGTCAGCGTTCGGTGCAGTTGCGCCGGTGGTCGCTCGCGCTCGGTTCGAGCATCGCGGCGATGGGGTTCGCGTCAACAGCGCAGGCGCAATGTTCACCCGATCCGACTGTTGCCAGCAGCACGACCACCTGCACCGGAACCGATGCCAACGGACTTGCCGTCACCAGCGACAACACCCGCGTCATCGTCTCGCAGAATGCGACCGTCACAGCCGGGTCCGCCGCAGCAGCGATCTCCACGACGGGCTGGGCGACCAGAATCTCCGTCGACGGGATCGTCGACGGCGCCGGCAAGACCGGCATCCTCGTCACCAACAACCCCGCTTATTACGGGCGGTGCCCCGATGATCCCTATGCCGGCGCATCGGTTCCGATCACCTATTGCCCGCCGGGCAGCTTTCAGATGGTCTATCCGTCCAGCTCGGCGACGATCGAGATCGCGGCCGGTGCGACCGTCACCGGGACGCAGGCATTGCTGCTACAGCGCAATTCCGCGAACCGGAGCGGAGCGGTAAGCGCGAACCTGTTCAATGCGGGCACGATGACCGGCACCGCGGGTCCCGCGATCGTGGTCGATACCGGCAACAGCTTCTATTCGGTTGCCGTCTCCAATCTGGCGACCGGTACGATCGCGGGCGTTCGCGGCGCGATCGAGCAAGTCACCAACGCCGGCGCCATCACCGCAAGCAACGGCGTGGCGATCAGGACGACGGCACAGCGCGCGTTGTTCACCAATACCGGCCAGATCACTGCGACGGGCGGCAGCGCGATCGACGTCGATGGCACGCTGGTACTGACAAACAGCGGAACGATTTCGGGCGCGGTGACCGCGCGCGGCGGCACCAACACGCTGGGCAGCTTGATCGATACCCTGTCCGGCACCCTTGACGGCAATCTGACGCTGGGTTCGGGCGACGACGTCCTCCTCGCCCGCTATGACAACGGCCGGCTGGTGACCGGGATCACCGGCACGATCGATGGCGGCGCCGGGATCGATACGCTCCGCACCCGCTTCACCGGCGACGCGACCCTCGGCACCGTCGTGCTGCCGACCGGCTTCGAACGATTAGGCCTGGTCACCTCGACCGGCGGTACGGTGACGCTGAACAGCACGTTCGGCGGCATCTCGGGCTTGCTGCAGATCGGGGGTGGCGGCACCGTCGTCAACGACGGTACGCTGCGTGGCAGCGCGCCGATCGTGTCGGACACGTTCGACGGCAACGGTTCGGTCGCGTTCGTGAACGCCGGAACGATCGACGCGACCGGCGGCGACATCGCCGCCTACGCGGTAACGTTGAACTGGGCGCGCACGTTCGACAATTCGGGCACGGTCACCTCGGCGGTCAACGGCGTGTCGCAGAACAGCGGCACGTTCAATAACAGCGGCACGATCACCGCAGCCGGCACCGCGGTCAATTTCTCGGGCGGCCGCTTCACCAACGACAATGCGATCACCTCGACCGCAGGGATCGGTGCGAGCGTTTCCTCCTATACCGGCGCCGTCACCAACAACGGCACCATCACCGGCGTCACGGCCGGCGTTCGGCTGTACAGCAACCTGACGAACACCGGTACGATCATCGGCACGAACGCCGGCTTGATCCTGGGCTCCGGCGGCACGCTCGACAATCGCGCCGGCGCGATCGTCCGCGGCGATATCGTCCCGCAGGTGCAGCAGTTCTTCAAGGTCAGCAACGCGACCGTTATCAACGCCGGCACGATCGACGGCAACGTCCGCTTCGACGGATCGAGCGACTTCAGCTATTCGAACAATCGCTATTTCGCGGTCGCCGGCGGCGTGCTGAACGGCAATCTGACGCTGGGCAGCGGCAACACGCTGATCACCGAATATGCCAACACCGGCTCCGGCCAGTTCGCCGGGATCACCGGCACCGTCACCGCGACCGATGCCGCCCTGCTCTACCGCGTGCGCAACAACACCAGCATCGCCAGTGCGTCGATCGCCGGCTTCTCCTCGATCGGCTACGACCTGTACGACGATGTCGCGCTCACGCTGACCGGCGCGACCGCGCCGGTGGCGCTGGCCGGAACCGGTATCGTCGACGTGACCGGCGACATCGCTGCGACCACGCGCAGCGCGATCCTGGTCACGAGCCTGACGTCCGACCCGGGCGATACTGCCGCAACGCCCACGAACAAGCTCACGGTCACCAGCCGCGGCGCATTGACGCTGGACTATACCACCACCAGCAGCGCATTCAGCGCGGTCTCGGTAGGCGACGGCACCACCTTCACCAACGTAGGAACGATCACGGTCCGCAACCTGAGCGGCAACACGTTCAACCGGCCTTATGCCATTTCCGCCACGACGATCGTGAACGACGGCACGATCACCCTGGACGGCGCGACCGGGATCGGAGCGCTCGACGTCACCAACCGCGGCACGATCGCCCAGGTCGTCGGCGGGGCGGCGAGCCGTGGCCTCTACACCTGGAGCAGCGCCCTGCGGCTTACCAACAGCGGCACGATCGACGTCGGCGGCGATGCGGTGGTCGGCGGTTATGGCATGAACGTCGACAACAGCGGGCGGATCGCCAGCAGCGAAGGCCTCGCGATCGGCGTCGAAACGTATGGAAGCGCGACGATCGTCAACCGCGCCGGCGCGACGATCGCCGGTAACGGCGACGCGATCCGCGTCAGTGGCGGCACGCTCGACAATGCCGGCACGATCACCGGCAACGTCAACCTGGGCTATAGCTGGAGCGGGCTGTCGTACAACGGAGCCGTCTACACCGCACGGGGCGGAACGATCACCGGCAACCTGCTGTTCGGCGACGGTGACGACACGCTGGTCGCCTATGACGACGTCATCGGAGTGAGCGGTACGATCGACGGCGGTGCTGGCACCAACACCTATGTCCATGCCCGTACCGCCAGTGGTACCGTGACGCTGGGTGGCGCCTTGCCGACACGCTTCACTGTCGAAGGCGTGCGCGCGGGGAACGCCGATACGCAAGTGACGATCGCGGCCACAGCCCCCGTGACGACCGCGGTGAGCCTGTCGGGCGCCGGCAGCGTCATCAACACCGCGACGATCAGCGGATCGGTGCTGACCGACAACAATCCATGGGGTTACGGGACGGTGGCCGGCGCGCCGATCCTGGCGTCCTTCACCAACCAGGGGCAGGTGAACGGCGGCTTTAGCGGCAGCGTCGCCCGCTTCGTCAACGCCGCGACCGGCACCCTGACGGCCCAGGGTTCCATGGGAGCGGCGGTGCGGATCTCGCAGGCCGATGCGATCGACTTCACCAATGCCGGGACGATCGACCTTGGCAGCGGCGATGCCGGGGTGCTTCTATATTCCGACAGCGCCGTGACCGCCGTCAACGATGGTACGATCGTCGGCAGGCTGGCCTCGTCCGTGCAGAACCGTACCGATGTGGTCGCCACCCAGCCGATGACGGTATCGTTGATCAACCGCGGAACGATCAGCAGCAACGGCGGCAATACCGCGGTCGAGCTGGACGCGATCGACGATGCCGGCGGAGCGTCGTCGATCGCGCTCGACAATCGCGGCACGATCGCGACGACCGGAAAGGGCGGCAACGCCGTCTATCTCGAGACCTATGGCGCTAATGGCAACGGGGCAACGTCGGGCGGCACCCGGCAAGTCACCGTCACCAACAGCGGCACGATCCGCGCCAATGACGGCGGCGAGCAAGCGACTTACACCTATCCGGTCTTCGATCCGAACACCGGCCAGTTCAAGAACGAGACGTACACCTATTTCAACATCGCAACCGCATTGACGGCGACTGCGGACGCCGGGCATCCGATCACCCTCGTCAACACCGCGACCGGCACGATCGAGGCGAAGGGCGACCTGTCGACCGCCATCATGGCTTATGGCCGGCTCGATCTTACCAACGCAGGTACGATCGCGGGCACGAACGGCTACACGGCTTATGGCGAACCCAACCCCGGCGCGATCGGCAGCGTCGATTATGACGACCGCATCGTCAACACCGGCACGATCATCGGCTCCATCGCGACCGGTGCCGGTGCCGATCGCGTCGAGAATTACGGCACGATCACCGGCGACGTGTTCCTGGGCGACGGCGACGACACGTTCCTGCATCGCACGTCGGCGACGCTGACCGGCACCGTCGACGGCGGCAACGGCATCGACAGCCTGATCGTCGACGCAACCGGGGGCGGCACGGTGCGCGCCAGCCAGTTCATCAACTTCGAGCGCTTCAGCCAGATCGGCAACGGTGCGGTCGATTATGTCGGCGCGTTCAGCACCGCGACGATCGGCGTCAGCGGCGGCACGATCACGGTCGCCGCGGGCGAGACGCTGAGCAGCGCCGGCGCGATCACGATCACCGGCAGCGACGGCGCTGAGACGATCGACAATGCCGGAACGATCGCCGGGTCGGTCGACCTCGGCGCGGGGAACGACACCTATGTCGATCGCGCGGGCAGCCGCGTCCTCGGCACGCTCGACGGCGGCGCAGGGATCGACACCTATCGCGTCGCCTTGTCGGGCGATCGCAGCGGGATCGGCGCGCGCACCGGCTTCGAGCAGCTCGCGGTCACCGGCACCGGCACCGGCACGCTGGCGCTGACGCTCGACCAAAGCTTCGACAATGTCGCGCTGGCGGGCACCGGGCTGGCGCTGACGCTGAACGGCAACACCGTCGGCACGGTAACCGGCAGCGACGCGGCGGAGACGTTCAGCGCCGATGGCGATGTCGCGCGCGTCGCACTGGGCGGCGGCAACGACACGCTGGCGCTCGGCACCGCGACCGCGGCGGGCAGCTATGACGGCGGTGCGGGTAACAACACGCTGCGCTTCACCGCCGCTGCGCCGGTGACGCTCGCGGGCAGCGCGCGCGGGTTCGAGACGATCGCACTGGCCGGCAATGCGCTGACCGTCACCGGCACACTGGGCACGGCAGGCGAGACCGCGACGCTGGGCGACGGCGCGCAAACGCTGACGCTCGCCAATGGCGGAACGATCGCCGGGACGATCGACCTCGGCGCGGGGAACGACCGCTTCAACCTCGCTCCCGGCGGCACGCTGGCCGGCGTGATCGCGGGTGGCGATGGCAACGATCTCGCCACCGTCACGCTGGCGGGCGACCGCACGCTGGCGGCGGCGCTGACCGGGTTCGAGACGCTGGCGAGCACCGGAGCCGGAACACTGACACTGACCGGCACGCAAAGCTATGGCCAGGTGCTGGCGGGCACCGACCTGGCGATCGCGAGCAATGGGTCGCTGACCACCGGAACGGTGCGGATGGGCGGCGGCAACGAGCGGCTGACGATCGCAGGCGGCTTCGCGGGCGCGGTCGACGGCGGCGCGGGCAACGACACGATCGCGGTGTCGGGCGGCAATGCCAGCGCGCCGGTCGCCTTCACCAACGTCAGCAACGTCGAGGCGTTCGGGATGAGCGCGGGCTTTGCGACCGTCTCGGGCACGGCCGCGCTCGGCACCGTGACGCTGAGCGGCGGACGGCTCGTCGGGCTCGCCAATTCGACGCTCAGCGCGAGCCGCTTCGACGTCGGCGCGGGCGCGACCTTCGGCTCGGCGGGCACCGTCAACGGCAACGTCAATGTCGCGGGCATCCTCAGCCCGGGTGCGTCGCCGGGGGTGATGACCGTCAACGGCAACGTCGCGCTCGCCAGCGGGTCGCGCGCGCTGTTCGAGCTGACCCCGACGATCTCCGACAAACTGGTCGTCAACGGCGCGCTGTCGATCGCCAGCGGCACCACGCTGGAGATCGTGCCGGTCGGCACGTTGCGCGCCGGCACCAGCTACGACCTGATCACCGCCAGCGGCGGGATCACCGGCGGCTTCACGACCGTGTCGAAGCCGGCATCGCTGTTCGGGGTGATCGTCCAGCGCGCCGACCGCATCCAGTTGCTTGGTCAATTCCTGACCGACGCGCGCTTCTCGCCGCAGGTGGCGCGCAGCATCGCTTATGCCAATGCGACCTTGGCGGTGCAGCCGGCGACGAGCACGCTGTTCGACAGCCTGCCTGCTTTGGTCGAGGCATCGGGCGCGTCGAACGCGCGTGGCTTCGCACAGCTGACGCCGGAAGCCTATGCCTCGGCGACGCAGCTCGGCGTCGACCATGCGCTGTCGCTGACCCAGGTGGCGCGCGGCACCGGCTTCGCGACCGATCGCGAGGACGCAGGCGCGTTCACCTTCGCGCAGACCATCGGCCAGTGGCACACGCTGCAGGGCGATGCCGCGCAAGGCAGCAACGCCGCGCGTGCGCAGAGCTACGGCTTCCTCGGCGGGATCGGCTATGGCGACCGGACGTGGATGGTCGGCGCTTTCGCGGGCTATCTTAACGGGCGGCAGCAGATCGGCGCACTGGGCGCACGCACCCGCGCCGATGGCGCGGTGGGCGGCATCCACGCGCGCTATGGCGTGGACAGCGGCTGGGGCGTCAGCGCCTCGGTATTGTACGACGGCGGAACGGCGCGCACCGATCGCGCGCTGCCGGGCACGACCGCGGTGAGCGGGCGCTACGATCTGCACAGCTGGGTCAGCGATCTGGCGGCAAGCTACGGGCTCGACGCCGGTGATGGCTGGTCGCTGCGCCCGCGCGTCGGCGTGACCTATATCCGCACCACCCGCGCGGGCGTCGCGGAGGAGGGCCGCAGCCCGTTCGCGCTGCAGGTCGCGCGCGACCGGCATGTCGCGGGCTTTGCCGATGCCGGCGTGACGCTGGCGCGCAGCGAGGCGTCGGACGCACCGTTCCGGCCGTTCGTGACGCTCGGCGCGCGCTACCAGATCGAGGGGCAGCGCGCCGACGCACTGGCGGGCTATGCCGGGGGCGGGCTCGGGCTGACCGCGGTCGGCGCGGCGCGGACCGAATTGGTCGGCACCGCAGCCGGCGGGGTCGGCTATCGCCTGCCGAGCGGGCTCGACCTGTTCGCCTCCGCCTCGGCACAGACCGGGCGCGACGACCATCAGGAGACGATCAGCGCCGGCGTGCGGCTGCGCTTCTGA
- a CDS encoding cupin domain-containing protein, translating into MAIFNKDMVALAGKNELWQKEVYRDAKVQIVLMAIPAGEEIGMETHRADQTTFVVEGEAKVTIDGHNTTAGPNHLVVVPKGAEHNIVNKGTGVLKLFSVYAPPAEPEGAAFKTKAEAEEAEKGLLAKAAEKVKDVIGG; encoded by the coding sequence ATGGCGATCTTCAACAAGGACATGGTCGCGCTCGCGGGCAAGAACGAGCTGTGGCAGAAGGAAGTGTACCGCGACGCCAAGGTGCAGATCGTGCTGATGGCGATCCCCGCCGGCGAGGAGATCGGGATGGAGACGCACCGCGCCGACCAGACCACCTTCGTCGTCGAGGGCGAGGCGAAGGTGACGATCGACGGCCACAACACCACCGCCGGGCCGAACCACCTGGTCGTCGTGCCGAAGGGCGCCGAGCACAATATCGTCAACAAGGGCACGGGCGTGCTGAAGCTGTTCTCGGTCTACGCCCCGCCCGCCGAGCCCGAGGGCGCGGCGTTCAAGACCAAGGCGGAGGCCGAGGAAGCCGAGAAGGGCCTGCTCGCCAAGGCGGCGGAGAAGGTGAAGGACGTCATCGGCGGGTGA